The Osmia bicornis bicornis chromosome 11, iOsmBic2.1, whole genome shotgun sequence genome includes the window CAGAAAAAGAGCCTATATCAGCTTGCTTGGTAAagtgtaatttttattttcattaactgAAACTTGTGAATTTTGGAAAACATACGTACAACAGAACCGAATAAGAATGTGATCGAGATACGATTGtattgtacatattttgttcttttttaataGATTGCCTTTCTTTTATACATGACTGTAGTGTTGATAGATACATAGCTTTAACTGTTTTCTTAACTATGTTGACTATAGTTGTTCCATGTAAAACATAGTAgtgtatatttattttgcttatattttaattagtaaagtacaagtaatttctttttactcAAACTTTTTTTGTAACTTAGCATTTACTTGTAGATATAACGTTTCAGTGCTCAATACAGACATTGTATATTTAAGATTATTGCATTCAAATggaaaatatacaaaaaaaaacatttaagtttattgtattatatcaTACACTTATAGTGGTTTTAAACTAGTCTTATCAATGTACAATGCAttatacataatatttattgaaactatttacagtaatgaaatttatatttatatgtaataagaacaaatttcacatttttttattaaattgagCTTTCTTtgtgaatattaaaattaaattctttcagTAATGTGCTAAGACATATCTTTTGTAATAATTCTTCACATTTATATGACTTattcaataataaatattagttAATCAATACATgtgtatttaaatttatatttttgtaaataataataataagctTGATGAAccttacaaaatttattttgtttcctCCAtcctaaaaattgttttactTCATTCATGTATTTGTGTTGttcatttatatgtatatattttttataaagaaatgCATTATTTACTCTTACGATTGATATATTGCCATGAACTTGATGTATCCCATATTACACCATTATGTGGTAACTGAGATTTTACATAAGGAATTATCAGTGCTAAATACCAACGATCACCGAATACTTCCTTTATATTTTGTTTCCAACCtaaattatatgtacatatttttttattactttcattTGCTACGTTACCATTAAATATTAGACAGAAATGATAAATGCATAAAACCCCGGTGTACAACATTCCTACTGTAGATACAATGTATAAAAGTAGATAAAATTGGTCAATAGAACCATCGAACCCAAAAACAAATATAGctaaaggaaaaataattttgattatgGACATAGGAAATTCAAAATGTATCCTATCCCAAATGAACAAATTGTTCAAATAAAAGCTATACACTGTTGCtataaataaatgcaaaagAAACATGACAAAATATCGGTGATTGTAATGACCGATACAACATCCAGTAAAAATACAATGATGGTCCCTCTTTAAAATGCAAACGTTACACGTTGGGCAATGCCACGAACGTGGAGGTGCAAGGGTTTCACAAGAAGCACATAACCTCCAACCGTCTCTAGTATTTGCAGCACTTATTGGCATAATATCTCTTCTAGTGCTGGTATCACAGAAAATTGTATATGTGAAATTTCCAacaatatttaacattataaaatttccaaagataaaatgtaaaataaataataaagttgCGTATTCGTGTATTGCCGGTAATACCACCCATAATTCGAACCAATATAACAGAGGCACGataatcaatataaaaatcaTGGAAAAGAAATCACTTAAAGTACGAGGCCAAATTCTTTTTCGaagaatcatttttaacaatttgtTTTTCACGTACCACGTGATTTTTCTCGGAATACTTGACCACTTCTTATCGGTGtgaatacatatatttacTTCATAACGTTAATCTAAAATTTAATACCACAAATTATTccttttatcaaatttttatattttctgttgTTGTTTTGatattttgcattttacaTACCTTTGGATCATTTCATCAAATCATACGACTCAAATGATTGTGGCCGTCTTCCTTCGATTAGTGGCCGACTTCACATGGTTTCTAAttttttcatgaatatttCTATAGCACTTTGTCAACTATGGTTTTAGACAATGCTTGTTTGCCATTGGTTGAATTCTAAATGGTGGTTCATGAAATGATGTTTGGAGCGCTTAGAGTATATACGCGCCATAATGCGCGTATGGCTGAAGAAGGTGGTGCTACGTTTCGCACGATTTATTTGTgaacaaattattttgaattgtTGACATAATTGTTAAATGAAAATGGACAACGACAAAAGTACTATGCTCGCAGTTTTGCAACTGCTTAGAAAATACAATTTGAAGGTACTTTACAAGTAATTTCAATGCCAAATACCTTCTAACCTATAGTTTGTATATAAACATTGATATATTATAAGTTATTCACGCGTTATTTTCACAGGGAACGGAAGAATTATTCAAAAAAGAAGCTAATTTGACTGATATATCTGCAGATGATGCTCAACAGACCGATTCTGAAGTTAACAGTGTACTCTCTGCATATAAAAGCGAAGGAGATCCTGCACTTTATGAGAAAGCATATAGCGAATTGAAGAAATTTGTAGAAGGTTCTTTAGATATATATAAAGTAAGTTATTGTATGTAGAAATCATACAAGAAGTATACAGAAATAATGAAGTATAATTTGCTATTAAACAGCATGAGTTGGGTACAATTTTATACCCAGTTTTGGTACACATGTACCTTGAATTGGTTTACAATAATCATTCTGAGGAAGCTAAACAGTTATTGGAAAAGTTTGGTGGAAATCTAGAAGAATATTACCAAAATGATTTGAAAAGATTATCTAATGTAACAAAACGCGAACAAATGGCTGGAAATGAATTAACAGATACTTTTAAGTATGTAATATCAAAGGTTTTtggataaataattatatctggtgctataaatgaaataaaacattttataggTCCAATCAGTTTATAATCAGAATGTCAAGAGATACtctttcaatattaaaaagaCATTTACAAGAAAAGAAACACAGTGTATTACTAAATATCATACAAGAGCATTTATATTTTGATATGTACGAGGGTGTGGCAAGAAACAAACAACAGATTGATGCTACATCTGGTGCAGTGGTTGGTGAGGCAACAAGACAAGGTAATACCATGGAATGCAATTCTCAAATTCAACGTTAATGAGAATTCGGGTAAAGCATGTTTTTCCATTTCAGATAATAAGGCAAAAGTGTATTATGGACTTTTAAAAGAGCCAGACATTCAGTGTATGCCTCCAACTgaggaagaggaggacgaTACAGGTGGTGCAGATGGGGATAAaccgaaaaagaagaaagccAAGAAGGATCCTCTGTTTTCTAAGAAAACCAAATCAGATCCGAATGCACCACCTGTTGGTAGAATGCCTTTACCAAATTTGTAAGGAAATTTCTTAGTAAATGTATCATCGTTTCGTATACGGCAAAAGCAACACAATGTAATTATGTGCAGAAAAGATGCGGATAAATTGGAAAAGGTAAAAGCACTGAGAGAAGCATCGAAACGCGTTGTACTCGGTCCAGACACCTTACCATCTATATGCTTTTATACACTCTTAAACACAGTTCATACGTAAGTTCGCATGAAGATTATTTTGTCGAATTAAAGTTAAGCACGCGTCTAATATGAAACATAGTGTAACAGCGGCTGAAGTAGCTGAAGACTCGAGTTTACTAGCTATCGGATTCAGTGACTCTTGTATAAAGGTTTGGAGTTTAGTTCCACAAAAATTAAGACTGATGAAGACTGGCGAACAATTACAGGACATTGATAGAGAAGCAGGTAATATTCGTTGACTACAAGATTTTTATTACTAACATTCAAACCGTATGACGGTAATTACAGACGACGTATTGGTAAGAATGATGGACGATCGCACAGCGGAAACATCGAGATCTTTATTCGGACACAATGGTCCCGTGTACAGTTTATCGTTCAGTCCAGATAGAAATTTACTTCTTTCTTCCTCAGAAGACAGTACAGGTATAACGTGAAATTGATGACATTTTTATAGCTGTACTTgataaggaaaaatatttctaacgcAATGTATTACAGTAAGGCTGTGGTCTTTACACACATGGACTTGCGTGGTATGTTacaagggacatttgttcccAGTATGGTGCGTTCGATTTTCACCTCATGGTTATTACTTTGCCACTTCCTCTCACGACAAAACTGCCAGACTATGGGCAACCGATTCCCATCAACCTCTTCGAATATTTGCCGGTCACTATTCGGACGTAGATGTAAGTTCGTCTTGATTATTCATTTCTAACGTACAACGAAAGACCGTGAATATTTTTCAGGTAGTTCAGTTTCATCCAAATTCGAATTACGTAGCGACCGGTTCCAGCGATATGACAGTAAGATTATGGGACTGCGTAACTGGCAGCCAAGTCAGATTAATGACAGGACACAAAGCTCCGATTTATTCTCTTGCTTTTTCCGCAGAGGGTCGATTTTTAGCGTCGGCTGGAGCCGATCACCGCGTTTTAGTTTGGGATTTGGCACACGGTCATCTCGTTGCCGCCTTGTCAAGTCATTCCGGTACTATTCATTGTTTATCGTTTAGCAGAGATGGAAACTTGTTAGTATCTGGTAAGTACTATCACCATGATTGcactttttgaaaaattcaaagaactTTCTTATTGACTGACTGATATACATTTTCAGGCTCGTTAGACTCTACTATAAAATTATGGGATTTCACAAAACTCGCGGAAGAAATGAGCCTCGAAGACGTGAACGTATCCCATAATCCAGATGTTAAAACAAACGCGGAAGCGTATCTCcttcgaacgttcgcgaccaAAAATACTCCGGTCATGACTTTACACTTTTCACGAAGAAATTTACTATTAGGCGTTGGGATGTTCGAATCGACCTAGCAAACCTAGTCAATTTTCGTGATCGATTTTTACTGATAAAACACGGTGTGGCATTGATTCCCTATTATTGTAATATAACGTTTGTTAATACACTTTTTCACATTGATCATTCGATATGTTTAAATTATACTTACCCATTTAACGTCTTGTCCATGTTTCTTCCTCGCGTTGAAGATATAACTTCCTATAATAAATCAAGGAACGTACCAATCCATTTAAAAAGACAGAGTCCATTCAAAGTCAACAGCACTCTCGTCGGGAGACAAGATGGATGTAATCAATTCAAAGATCCAAGTAACGAACTTCAATTACAACTAGAATATGGATGGACCGGGTACAGGCGCACCACTTGGTAATCACTGGATTTCACGCATCCATATTCTATTTTCATGATTAAATCAACTTAGAACACCTATCGCAATTGAATCTATTACTTGCTTTGTATTGTATTTTCATGAACATTCATCTATCCCATAAAACAATACCATCCACAGGAATATCCAAGGTATGTAACCATCTGAACAACCTCGACCAAGTGAAATGACAAATTTCAAAACAAGGTGAAACTGTTTTTCGAATAGATTCTCCTGAAGACGATCAACGGTGATCGGTACCGAGGGTTTCATTTACAAGAAGATATTTATAACTGACCGACATCGCTCTTCAAAAGCGCAtcattcaaaataaaaaggtgGCTGAATACTAAGACCGAATGTGCTCGTTAGTTCGAAGGTCGAGCAAGAGAAGGTTTGAATAATGAAATCTGAGCTTTCTGAAAAGGAGCGTTCTCCATTCCAGTTGATTGTACGATACTAGGTCGTTGCGTTCGAATACGAGTAGATCGTTAAAATGTGAACGAAGACGGGTCTTGCATGGAATTTAAGTTTTCCTTAATTGAAAGGCATCCCATCGCTTATTTCTTCTGGAATTATGTTCTTCTTGGAATCTTCCAAGACCAAAGCCTGGGAGGCCAAGCCTCTGCCACTTAATCTCGACTAAGAAGTTGAACAGAAGTAGAAGATTTAAAGGGTCGCATACAACCAACACTTGATTCACGCGAGAAATTTATTTCCGATTGTTGATACGCTTACTTCTATCACAGCATACAGACGTAAGTTATAcgcgcttttttttttaccatacGTGTGTGTACAtggtatgtatgtatgtatgtaggtAATACTCTCTCTGCATACGTGGCTCCGTGTGTGCGTACGTGAAATGATggctttttttctttttttttttttttagtaattTAACACTTTCGTAATAGGGTTACAATGTATGCGTTGTCGTTCCCGTCTTctcttcttcgtttcttttcgcATTCGTTTAAACTGATAATCAACTATACATCGATCTCTACATTCCCAGTCAAGCCTCGCGCATCGATATCAAACCTAGGGTTACATGTGTGATTTAACTATATGTTATATCATCTTCGTTAATGTACTTATGAAATCTGGATAGGTTTACGTTCTCGCGAGTTAACGCAGGAGTATAGGCTGACCCGACATCGCTGCGATCGATGAACTTTTGAAAATCAATTGATCCGAAAGGAACTGCATCGAGCGTTTCTCGAGGGCATCGCTACACTCTTACGTTAACGCATAAATGGTGGCTCCGTATTTCTTAGAAAAAACGATGGAATTATCGACGGATCGACGCAGATTACACCGATCAGTTTAATAAAAACGATTCGGAAGGATTTCGTGATAATGCGTTGGTTGATTTTGGTCGTGATCCTTAGAATAAATTGCATATGAATATCgtttaaacaattaattataaaattatagagTAAAACGGATTTAAAAAACTGATAAATATCGGTCGAAATAAttctcttcaatttttttttgttttttggactttttaaaaatgttttcctctcttcttctggcgtgttttctttcctctctttttccaGTACATACATCACAGCgtgtttcatttctttcagTTCCGTTTTTCCCCCGATGTTCACATGCGATTTATGTAATATCGTTTATAGGAGTTTGTACTAGGACCGccgttttctttcttcatcttcttctccTCGCCAAATTCTGTTCTGCGTCGTTTCTCGTCGTGGACGTTTGTGGCACTCGTTCGGCAACCGACcgtaataaaaaattctctCCCGATGCAAATTACAAGTTTTTTCCCTACATCGTTTTAAAAGCATATACTCGTACGTATCTCGCATTCTTCTCTTCCCTTAGTTTCTACTATATAGTTCTCTCACGCTCTGTATGCTTCTCGTTTTCACGCGTTGCTTTAaacctaaaaaaaaaaagacgtGTTCTCCTAGAGCTACTTGATACCGCAGTTTTTATCATGAGAACCATATACACGAGCGttcgaatttttcatcgatttcATTTACCATTTGTTCGATATACACGGTTAATTACGCCTCGACAAAAGGTAAATCATCGCCGGAAGATTCGAATAACTCTGTACCCGCTCGTCCGTTAAATGCCTTCAAATTGGTCTACGGAATTTAATACGATTATTGCGTACATATTTTCACGCGCATTCACGCGCCACCAAATTCGGGAACATTCAGTCGAC containing:
- the LOC114878837 gene encoding transcription initiation factor TFIID subunit 5 is translated as MKMDNDKSTMLAVLQLLRKYNLKGTEELFKKEANLTDISADDAQQTDSEVNSVLSAYKSEGDPALYEKAYSELKKFVEGSLDIYKHELGTILYPVLVHMYLELVYNNHSEEAKQLLEKFGGNLEEYYQNDLKRLSNVTKREQMAGNELTDTFKSNQFIIRMSRDTLSILKRHLQEKKHSVLLNIIQEHLYFDMYEGVARNKQQIDATSGAVVGEATRQDNKAKVYYGLLKEPDIQCMPPTEEEEDDTGGADGDKPKKKKAKKDPLFSKKTKSDPNAPPVGRMPLPNLKDADKLEKVKALREASKRVVLGPDTLPSICFYTLLNTVHTVTAAEVAEDSSLLAIGFSDSCIKVWSLVPQKLRLMKTGEQLQDIDREADDVLVRMMDDRTAETSRSLFGHNGPVYSLSFSPDRNLLLSSSEDSTVRLWSLHTWTCVVCYKGHLFPVWCVRFSPHGYYFATSSHDKTARLWATDSHQPLRIFAGHYSDVDVVQFHPNSNYVATGSSDMTVRLWDCVTGSQVRLMTGHKAPIYSLAFSAEGRFLASAGADHRVLVWDLAHGHLVAALSSHSGTIHCLSFSRDGNLLVSGSLDSTIKLWDFTKLAEEMSLEDVNVSHNPDVKTNAEAYLLRTFATKNTPVMTLHFSRRNLLLGVGMFEST
- the LOC114878845 gene encoding probable palmitoyltransferase ZDHHC24, coding for MILRKRIWPRTLSDFFSMIFILIIVPLLYWFELWVVLPAIHEYATLLFILHFIFGNFIMLNIVGNFTYTIFCDTSTRRDIMPISAANTRDGWRLCASCETLAPPRSWHCPTCNVCILKRDHHCIFTGCCIGHYNHRYFVMFLLHLFIATVYSFYLNNLFIWDRIHFEFPMSIIKIIFPLAIFVFGFDGSIDQFYLLLYIVSTVGMLYTGVLCIYHFCLIFNGNVANESNKKICTYNLGWKQNIKEVFGDRWYLALIIPYVKSQLPHNGVIWDTSSSWQYINRKSK